GAGGTAGCACGCCGGGAACACGGAAATCTTGGGGCGTGGCGCTCCAGAGCAATGGCCGGGCCCGCTCCTTGAAGTGGTTCAGCCGAAATCTCTGCGGCGACACGGGTCACCGACTGGCTAGTGCCGCATGATTCCACGTGGCTGAGCAGCGAGGAGGCTGCGGAGAAGGTTCGCTCGACGCTGATGCCAGAGAGCTTCTCGTCGTTTTGGCCTCGTCTTGATCTCCCTCTCGTCCCGTCGAGAGCGGCGGTCGTCGTCATCCACCCGATAGTGGGCGCGTCATCACTGTGATTCGAACGCCGTAGCGCGGGACGACGAGCGTGGCTCGCGAGGGCGGCCGCATCCCGGGTATTCCCGGCACGCTGGACCCGGACGCGCCAGGTTCGCCGGTCCCCGTCAGGGCACACACGCCGGCGTCCGGCACTACCGAAGTGAGGCTGGTTGGCGATGTCGTCCAGCTCGCGGGCACCGACATCGATCCGATCGAAACGGCACGGCTAAGGGTTACGGTCAGGTTGCCCGAGCCTAGGCTGGCGCCGACGCTGGACGTGGCACTGATTAGTTGGGACGCGGCGCTCAGCGCTGGGATGACCTCCGTCGGTGCGGCCGCCATACCTAGCCCTGACAAGAGGCCCAAGTTGTTCGCGACGCCGATGATGTCCTGGGGAATCGACTCGACGTCCGCCATCTCACCGATCGTCGGAGGAAAAGTCAACAACGCGTCAAGGACACTGAAGTCGTCAGGGACCAACGGGTTCGACGGCAGGGTTACCGCCGTGCTTGGCGTCGCCGAAATCGGTTGCGGCGGTGCGTTTGTGGTGACGGCGTCGCTGACTGCTTTAGTGACGGCAGCGTTTTGAGCGGCTCGTCCGTCGGGTTTGGTGGTTTGGTGCGGGGAGGACAACTGGGGCAACCGCGTCGCCATCGCGCCGTTGATGGCGTAGCCGTACATCGCCGCGGCGTCCTGGGCCCAATACTCGGCGTATTGCGCTTCGGTCGCGGCGATCGCCGGGGTGTTCTGGCCGAAGAAGTTTGTCGCAATCAATGTGGCTAGCCGGGTTCGGTTGGCCGCCACCGCGATGGGGGGCACGGTCATCGCATGTGCCTGCTCATAGGCTGCGGCGGCCGCCCTGGCCTGCATGGCTGTTTGCTTGGTCTGCTCGGCGACCGTGGCTAGCCACCTTACATAGGGTGCGGCCGCCGCCACCATCGACTCCGCGGCGGGCCCGCGCCAGTGCAGGCTGGTCAGGTCCGAAAGCACCGATGTGGTTGTCGTAGCTGCGATTTCCAACTCGGCAGCCAGGGACTCCCAGCTGCCCGCGGCGGCCAAAAGCGGGCCCGAGCCCGGGCCGCTATACATTCGGCCAGAGTTGATCTCTGGCGGCAGAAGCACGAAATACATTGTGTATGAGGGTCTTTGTCACCCGGCCGCTGGCGGCCGTGGCATCACCGTGAGCCGGGCCCCATAGCGGGGAGGCGCTCCCAAAATGCGGGAGGTTGTCCCCGCCGGTATTCCTGGGTAGCCCGGATAACCGGACGTGATTGCCTCGTCAGTTCCGGGAATAGTGGTCATGCCGGCAGGCTCGAATGCCGTGATACGGCTGGTCGTTGGGGCAGACCAGCTCGCCGGCACGGACATCGACCCGATCGAACCGGCGCGCGCAAAAGCCCCGGTGACGTTGCCTAGGCCCGCACCACCACCGCCAAGGCTCGACGTAGCGCTGGCTAGTCCGGGTATCACGCCGAGTCCCGACGGGACCAAGGCCGGAGCGGCCGCCGCAGCCCCCGCCTTCGGCAGCATGCCCAAATTGCTTTCGGCCCCAATGATTCCGGAAGTGAACGCCTCCATGTTGTAAGTGGCGTTTACCGAAGAATAGGCGGCCAAGATGCCGTCGAGGGCGGTGAAGTCGTCAGGGACGATAGGGTTCGACGGCAGGGTCGAGGCCGGCGGCGAAACCGCCTGGGAAACCCGTCTTGAGCCCGCGCTGTTGGCAGCGTGGGCAACTGCGGTGTTTTGAACGGTCTGCGCGTCGCTGTTGGTGGTCTGGTTCGGGGAAGAGAACGGACTGAACTGTGTCGCGGCCTCCGCCGAGGAGGCATAGCCGGACATCGCGGCAGTGTCCTGGGCCCAATATTCGGCGTACTGCGCCTCGGTGGCCGCGATCGCCGCGGTGTTCTGGCCCACGACGTTTGTTGCTATCAGCGATTTCAGTCGGATGCGATTAGCCGTGATCGACGTTGGCGGCACCGTCATCGCATAGGCGTGCTCATAGGCCGCCGCGGCCGCGCTAGCTTGCCTGGCCGTCTGCTTTGTTTGTTGGGCGATCGTGTGCAGCCAGCCCGCGTACTGCGCAGCGGTGGCCGCCATCGCCTCGGATGCCGCACCGCGCCATTGCCAGCTGGTAAGGGGCGATAGCACCGACTCGTAGCCCTCGGCCGCAGACTCCAATACAGCGGCTAGCGAATCCCAGCCACTGGCGGCTGCCAGCAGCGAGCCCGAGCCCGGGCCGCTGTACATTCGGGTCGAGTTGATCTCCGGCGGCAAAAAGACGAAATCCATTGTTAACATCTCCTTAATTGCGTTGACTGATAAGCCCCGTAGTCGGCCGACACCCCTCATCGACTGCGGCACGACGGGCGGGGCGGATAAAAGTCCGGTCGGTGCGTTGGAGTTTATCGATTGGGACCAAAAATCTCAGGGGAAGTAAGCACCCGACGGATTATCGGGCGTCCCGGTCGCGTCATGATGATTTGAATTCTCGGCAGGACGTGCGCACTGGGGGTCGGGGGCCGCGCCTTGACTCTGGACCTCCATAAAGTCCGCTAGCCGCGACGCGGCGCGCGGTTTTGGCGAGCCCTCAAAACATCCCGACAGGTGAGCGCCGGCCAGACGGCATTCGTTAGGACACACTCACATCCTCGAGTGCGCCACCTTCACGGATGAGGCGCCGGGTCGCCGGCTTGGCAGTGTCGAAGAAGCTTGAGCAGTTCTGGATTATCCCGATACGGTTTCCGAGGCTTCCTGTAATGGGCCACGACCATCTTGTCGATCGAAACGCCCACCTGTGCCCGTGTCACCCCTTCGGGGGTGGAAGTTGATCCGATGATTTCACCGGCAGGTTGGCAATGACCGGAAAAGGGCCGGTGTATCCCGGCCGCTCGTGCGCCACGGCCAGCACTCGCCTGCGCACCAGGTACCAACCGGTGATCAACCCGGGGACGATGACGATGAGCGCTCCGACGGTCCAGGTGCCGAGCGGCCAATCTGAGGCCATCAAAGCCAGCACGGCGCCTAAGAAAAGCAAAGTGAGGTACCCGCTGTAGGGAGCAAACGGCACGCGAAACCGTGGCCGTTGCATTACGCCACCTTTAGCCAGTTTGTACAGGCGAAGTTGGCACAGCACGATGGTGCCCCAGCTCGCGAGGATTCCTAGTGCAGATACGTTGAGGACGATTTCGAACGCTTCGCCTGGGTTGAAGGCGTTGAGTGCGACTCCGCAAAGGCATATGACGGCGGTCATAAGGATCCCGCCATATGGCACTCCGCTTTTCGTCATTCGTGCTGCGAACTTCGGACTGCTGCCGCTGACCGCCATTGAGTGCTGAATACGGCCCGTCGAGTACAGTCCCGCGTTCAGACTCGAGAGTGCTGCTGTGATTACTACGACATTCATCACGTTGCCGGCACCGGAAAAGCCGATTTTGGTAAAGAACGTCACAAATGGGCTCTCGCCGGCTTTGTAGGCGGTGTAGGGCAACAACAGCGACAGCAGGACAAGTGAACCGACGTAGAAGATCGCGATGCGCGCGATCACCGAATTGACGGCGCGCGGCATGATCTTCTCCGGCTCGGCGGTTTCACCGGCCGCCGTGCCGACCAGTTCGACGGACGCGTACGCGAACACCACACCGGACGTCACCACCAGCAGCGGCACCAAGCCGGTCGGGAACAGCCCGCCATGGCTAGTCCATAAACTCACGCCAGTTTCTCGGCCGTCAATCTGAAATCGACCGCCCAGGAAGACTGTTCCTACGGCGACAAAGGCGACCAGCGCGGAAACCTTGATTAGCGCCGCCCAGAATTCGAGCTCGCCGAACCACGCGACGGAGATCAGGTTCATCGCCAACACCACCATCAAGGCGATCAGAGCGAGGAGCCACTGGGGGACCGCCTGGAACGCGGTCCAATAACGGAAGTAGGTGGCGACCGCGGTGGTATCCACGATCGATGTCATTGACCAGTGCATGAAGTACAGCCAGCCGACCGCGTAGGCGGCCTTCTCGCTGAAGAATTCCCGAGCATACGATACGAACGAACCCGATGACGGCCGATGCAGCACTAGCTCGCCCAGTGCTCTAAGCATCAGAAAGACGAAGACGCCGCATATCGCGTACACCAGGAACAGCCCTGGCCCCGCCTTCGCGAGGCGGCCTCCAGCACCGAGGAACAGGCCGGTTCCGATCGCGCCGCCAATCGCGATCATCTGGAGCTGGCGGGGCTTAAGCCCCTTGTTGTAGCCGGCTTCTTCACCGGAGAATCCAAGTGTCGGCGCTTCTGGATTCGATTCAGGGGTGTCGGGCAAGGCGGCCATCGGCGTCCAATCGTCGTCGTTCAACCAACCCATTGGACTTGTCCAGCCATCGCGATCCAGGCACCGTATGCCAATTCGCTCTGCAGCTTCGACAGCGTTTTGCGGCTGGCACGTCACAAACCGGGGCGGCCGCCGTCATCGGTCTCGAGCCCGGGCCGGAACACATTCTGGCCGAGTTGATCTCGGGGCGTAGAAGCTGAAATACATTGCTACAGCTCTCCTTAACTAGCTACCATCGCCCGCTGAACCTCAGATTCACCGCGATTGCCAGGTGCTCGTACCAATGGCGCCGGCGACCTCGGGGGCGGTAGTGGTGCGGCGGCTGCGCCAGCGGCGGAGTTCGTATGCGGCGAGAACGGTGAGAAGCGTAAGTCCACTCATGACGAATTGCGATCGTGTGTTGGAAAGGAATGCCATCGAGAGAATGACCACCGCCATCAGCACGATGGTGGCGTAGCTCAACCATGGAAATAACCACATCTTGAGTCGCAACGCGCCGGGGTCCTCGCGTTCGGCGCGGCCCCGCAGCACTACTTGTGAGATCGCGATGATCAGATAGACGAACAGCGCGACAGCGCCATAGGAGTTGACCAGAAAGTTGAACACCACGTCGCCCCAGACGTAGGTCGCGGCGACTGATAGGTAGCCGACGGTGGTGCCCAGCATGATGGCTCGTCGCGGTACCCCGCCGCGGGACAGTTTCGTGAAGAAGCGGGGTCCGTCACCGTGGGTGGTCAGTGCAAACACCATGCGTGAGGTGGTGTAGAGCGCCGAGTTAAGACAGGACAAGACCGCAGTGAGGACAATGACGTTCATGATCGTCGCCACCGCGGGAATGCCCAAGACCGACAGTACTGACGCGTAGGGGCTGACGCCGACACTCTTGGTATTCCACGGCTGGATGATGACCACGACCAGGATCGACCCGACGTAGAACGCCATGATCCGAGCAACGATCGATTTCATTGCGCGCGAGACCGCGCGCTCCGGTTCATCGGACTCTGCGGCGGCAATGGTGACGATCTCCGCGCCCGTGTAAAAGGCAACGCAGGGCAGCACCGCGGCGAGCACTGCGTACCACCCCATCGGTGCGAACCCGCCGTGGTCGAAGAGATGGGCTAGCCCCGGTGTCGAGTGTGGCCACAGGCCGGTGATCCACAGTGCGCCCAGACCGAGAAAGACGACGATGGCGATGACCTTGATCGACGAGAACCAATACTCGAATTCGCCGAACATGCGGGCCGACATGAGATTGGTGGCCGTCAGCGCCAGCATCAAAACAAGACTGAGCAACCACAACGGAATCGCGGGTAACCACAGTCGCAGGATGCGCCCGCCGGCCACGGCTTCGACCGCCACCACGACGACGAAGAAGTACCAGTACATCCAACCGGTCACGAATCCTCCGCGGCGACCTAACGCCTGGCGGGCGTAGACGTAGAACGACCCGACTACCGGTTGGGCGACCGCCATCTCAGCGAGCATCCGCATGATCAGCATCGTGATGAGACCACCGATCAAGAACGACACCACTGCGGCCGGCCCGGCATCGGCGATCACCACGCCGCTACCGACGAACAATCCCGCGCCGATCACCCCGCCCAGGGCAATCAGGTTCATGTGCCGGCGTCGCAGACCTTTGGCCAACTCGACGTCGGCCACGATGTCTGAATCCGCCATGACCGCCTCCACCGGATACGCATGCATCACACCGCAACCCGGTCGTACGGCCTGCTTGGAGACAAATTGTCATGGGCCGCCAATATCGGCAACCAATCGGTTCGTCACGCGCAAAACCTCGCGGGGACCCGCCGTGGCGCTTTTGCCAAATCGGCAGCGTCCTCGGCGAGCAGTTCAACGGCCCGCGTGATCAGGCGGCGCGGTTGATTGGAACCAATATCAAGAGCAGCTTCAAAGTCAAGTTGGCACAGCCGGATTCGAACACAACTTTGGCTCGCGAATCACCTTGACGCGGTGTGGTTTTCGATCACGGAGATTCGTGAGGAATAGACCAACAGGTCTGGCGTGCTGGTACTGGGCATGCCGACCGGAATTATTCTGATGGCCCGTCCTAACGTGCCTAATCTCGTCGATGACGTGACCGCCCAAGCCGCACAAGCTCACGAGCTTGGTGTCGCACAGGTATGGCTGCCCCAGCAGCAGAACTACGACGCGATAGCGCTGGCAGCGCTCGTCGGAGCGGCCGTGCCCGGACTCGGAGTCGGGACGTCGGTGGTGCCGATCAACCCCCGCCACCCGCTGATCATCGCCTCGTTGGCGCAGACAGCGCAGGCCGCCGCGCGCGGCCACTTCAGCCTCGGCCTCGGACTGGGTGCGCGCCAGATCGAACGCCAAGCCTTCGGCACCGACTGGCCCAACACAATTACCCGCTTACGCGAGCATCTGACGATCCTGGCGTCGGTGTTCAATACCGCCGCCGTCGACTTCCGCGGCAGCGAACTCAGCGCCAGCCCCACCTGGCCGGTACAGGTCGCGGGCGGCACCCCGATCCCTGTGTACGTAGCAGCGATGGGCCCCAAGGCGTTACGAGTCACCGGAGAACTGGCTGACGGCACACTCCCTTATCTGGCCGGACCCCGGACGATCGGTGAATTCATCGTGCCGACGATCACCAAAGCGGCAGCCGAAGTGGGCCGCCAGGCGCCGCGCATCATCGCCGCGGTGCCGGTGTTGTTGTCCGAGGATGTCGAAAGCGCTCGCACCGTCGCCGCGCAGCAGTTGAGTTTCTACGAGACCATCCCGTCGTATCGCAAGGTGATAGCTCGAGAGGATGTGGCAAATATTGCGGACCTCGCCGCAGTCGGATCCGAGGAATCCGTCGTGCGTCAATTGCGCCGCTACCGGGATGCGGGTGCCACGGACGTGGTGATCAGCCCGCTGGACCGCTCCGCGTCCGTCGACCGCGAGGCGCTATGGAGGCTCACCGCCGCGTTGTGAGCCCCCAGACGCTTCACGACGTGCGACACACGGATACCGACCGGTTGGGTGCGCCGAGTGGCGGTGGTCGCAGGGGTAAGCATGTCTGCCGCCGTAACACATTGCAGGACAACTGCTTCGAGCAGGCCACCGGGGGAGAGGCTCCGGCTGCGGGTCAGATCCGCTGAGGTGAAGAAGTCACTGTGAAGTGGCGAGATCGTTTGCTGTGATCTAGGCGGGGATCCTCCGTTTGCCCTTGGCGGGTCAGGGTCGTCGGTGGGTGACCCACGTGTCCCACGTGCTGGTCACGGCGTGCACCTTACGACTTCGGCCAGCCCACCAAGGCCAGATCGGCGATCGCGTGCAGTTCCTCACGGTCGGCACCGCTGCGGGCCTGGATCGCAATCCCTTGGCAGACAGCGCTAATCCAGCGAGCCAGCAACAGGGTGTCTACGTCGGACAGTTCGCCTGCGGCCACCGCTTGGTCGAACCGGCGTGCCAGCTCCCGCGCCGCCGCATCACGAAACTCGGCCAGTCCGGCCGCATTTCCGACCAGCAGGCAGCCATCTGGGTCGCCGGAGGTCGCGTCGGCCGCCCCGTGCACCATGGCTTCGGCAACCTCGCGCGCGGTCGTACGAGTGAGCGCCACTGCCATGTAGCTGCCCGGGCCATTGATGTACCGGTGCTTTGCCCGCTCGAAGACTCCTTCTTTCGAGCCGAACTCGGCATAGATACCGCGGCGGTTCACCCCGGTTGCGTCGGTCAGATCACTGATCGACACACCGTCGAAGCCACGGTCCCAGAACAGCTTCATCGCGATGTCTTCGACCATGTCGGGATCGAACTCCCGGGGTCGCCCTACCGCCATGTTCGGCCTTCCGTGATCTCGGTCACAGGAGGAATCTCCCGCTCGACAATGGACTTGACCTGATCATACTTTGTAACCAATCGGTTCGAAACGACT
The DNA window shown above is from Mycobacterium sp. Aquia_216 and carries:
- a CDS encoding TetR/AcrR family transcriptional regulator, with translation MAVGRPREFDPDMVEDIAMKLFWDRGFDGVSISDLTDATGVNRRGIYAEFGSKEGVFERAKHRYINGPGSYMAVALTRTTAREVAEAMVHGAADATSGDPDGCLLVGNAAGLAEFRDAAARELARRFDQAVAAGELSDVDTLLLARWISAVCQGIAIQARSGADREELHAIADLALVGWPKS
- a CDS encoding PPE family protein, with translation MYFVLLPPEINSGRMYSGPGSGPLLAAAGSWESLAAELEIAATTTTSVLSDLTSLHWRGPAAESMVAAAAPYVRWLATVAEQTKQTAMQARAAAAAYEQAHAMTVPPIAVAANRTRLATLIATNFFGQNTPAIAATEAQYAEYWAQDAAAMYGYAINGAMATRLPQLSSPHQTTKPDGRAAQNAAVTKAVSDAVTTNAPPQPISATPSTAVTLPSNPLVPDDFSVLDALLTFPPTIGEMADVESIPQDIIGVANNLGLLSGLGMAAAPTEVIPALSAASQLISATSSVGASLGSGNLTVTLSRAVSIGSMSVPASWTTSPTSLTSVVPDAGVCALTGTGEPGASGSSVPGIPGMRPPSRATLVVPRYGVRITVMTRPLSGG
- a CDS encoding PPE family protein; the protein is MDFVFLPPEINSTRMYSGPGSGSLLAAASGWDSLAAVLESAAEGYESVLSPLTSWQWRGAASEAMAATAAQYAGWLHTIAQQTKQTARQASAAAAAYEHAYAMTVPPTSITANRIRLKSLIATNVVGQNTAAIAATEAQYAEYWAQDTAAMSGYASSAEAATQFSPFSSPNQTTNSDAQTVQNTAVAHAANSAGSRRVSQAVSPPASTLPSNPIVPDDFTALDGILAAYSSVNATYNMEAFTSGIIGAESNLGMLPKAGAAAAAPALVPSGLGVIPGLASATSSLGGGGAGLGNVTGAFARAGSIGSMSVPASWSAPTTSRITAFEPAGMTTIPGTDEAITSGYPGYPGIPAGTTSRILGAPPRYGARLTVMPRPPAAG
- a CDS encoding amino acid permease; this translates as MAALPDTPESNPEAPTLGFSGEEAGYNKGLKPRQLQMIAIGGAIGTGLFLGAGGRLAKAGPGLFLVYAICGVFVFLMLRALGELVLHRPSSGSFVSYAREFFSEKAAYAVGWLYFMHWSMTSIVDTTAVATYFRYWTAFQAVPQWLLALIALMVVLAMNLISVAWFGELEFWAALIKVSALVAFVAVGTVFLGGRFQIDGRETGVSLWTSHGGLFPTGLVPLLVVTSGVVFAYASVELVGTAAGETAEPEKIMPRAVNSVIARIAIFYVGSLVLLSLLLPYTAYKAGESPFVTFFTKIGFSGAGNVMNVVVITAALSSLNAGLYSTGRIQHSMAVSGSSPKFAARMTKSGVPYGGILMTAVICLCGVALNAFNPGEAFEIVLNVSALGILASWGTIVLCQLRLYKLAKGGVMQRPRFRVPFAPYSGYLTLLFLGAVLALMASDWPLGTWTVGALIVIVPGLITGWYLVRRRVLAVAHERPGYTGPFPVIANLPVKSSDQLPPPKG
- a CDS encoding amino acid permease, translating into MADSDIVADVELAKGLRRRHMNLIALGGVIGAGLFVGSGVVIADAGPAAVVSFLIGGLITMLIMRMLAEMAVAQPVVGSFYVYARQALGRRGGFVTGWMYWYFFVVVVAVEAVAGGRILRLWLPAIPLWLLSLVLMLALTATNLMSARMFGEFEYWFSSIKVIAIVVFLGLGALWITGLWPHSTPGLAHLFDHGGFAPMGWYAVLAAVLPCVAFYTGAEIVTIAAAESDEPERAVSRAMKSIVARIMAFYVGSILVVVIIQPWNTKSVGVSPYASVLSVLGIPAVATIMNVIVLTAVLSCLNSALYTTSRMVFALTTHGDGPRFFTKLSRGGVPRRAIMLGTTVGYLSVAATYVWGDVVFNFLVNSYGAVALFVYLIIAISQVVLRGRAEREDPGALRLKMWLFPWLSYATIVLMAVVILSMAFLSNTRSQFVMSGLTLLTVLAAYELRRWRSRRTTTAPEVAGAIGTSTWQSR
- a CDS encoding LLM class F420-dependent oxidoreductase, which produces MPTGIILMARPNVPNLVDDVTAQAAQAHELGVAQVWLPQQQNYDAIALAALVGAAVPGLGVGTSVVPINPRHPLIIASLAQTAQAAARGHFSLGLGLGARQIERQAFGTDWPNTITRLREHLTILASVFNTAAVDFRGSELSASPTWPVQVAGGTPIPVYVAAMGPKALRVTGELADGTLPYLAGPRTIGEFIVPTITKAAAEVGRQAPRIIAAVPVLLSEDVESARTVAAQQLSFYETIPSYRKVIAREDVANIADLAAVGSEESVVRQLRRYRDAGATDVVISPLDRSASVDREALWRLTAAL